One segment of Erigeron canadensis isolate Cc75 chromosome 2, C_canadensis_v1, whole genome shotgun sequence DNA contains the following:
- the LOC122589540 gene encoding ribonucleoside-diphosphate reductase small chain: MPSIPEEPLLAPNPDRFCMFPIQYPQIWEMYKKAEASFWTAEEVDLSEDQRHWDALTDGERHFITHVLAFFAASDGIVLENLAGRFMKEVQVAEARAFYGFQIAIENIHSEMYSLLLESYIKDSNEKNRLFRAIETIPCVEKKANWALKWIDGSETFAERIIAFACVEGIFFSGSFCAIFWLKKRGLMPGLTFSNELISRDEGLHCDFACLLYSLLKMKLSEERVKGIIADAVNIEREFVCEALPCALVGMNGDLMSVYIEYVADRLLGALGYSKMYNVQNPFDWMELISLQGKTNFFEKRVGEYQKASVMSNLNGNGDGHVFKMDEDF, from the coding sequence atgCCTTCAATTCCTGAAGAACCACTTTTGGCACCAAACCCAGATCGATTCTGTATGTTCCCAATTCAATACCCACAAATCTGGGAAATGTATAAAAAAGCCGAAGCCTCATTTTGGACCGCTGAAGAAGTCGATTTATCCGAAGATCAACGTCACTGGGACGCCTTAACCGACGGCGAACGCCACTTCATTACTCACGTCCTCGCTTTTTTCGCCGCGTCAGACGGCATCGTTCTCGAAAACCTCGCTGGTCGGTTTATGAAAGAAGTCCAAGTCGCCGAGGCGCGTGCGTTTTACGGATTCCAAATCGCGATTGAGAATATTCATTCTGAAATGTATAGTTTGTTGTTGGAATCTTATATTAAAGATTCTAATGAAAAAAACCGGTTATTTCGGGCTATTGAAACGATTCCTTGTGTTGAGAAAAAAGCCAACTGGGCTTTGAAATGGATTGATGGATCCGAAACTTTCGCAGAACGGATTATCGCGTTTGCTTGCGTTGAAGGGATATTTTTTTCGGGGAGTTTTTGCGCCATTTTTTGGTTGAAAAAACGTGGGTTAATGCCGGGTTTAACGTTTTCAAACGAGTTGATATCGAGAGACGAGGGTTTACATTGCGATTTTGCGTGTTTGTTATACAGTTTGTTGAAAATGAAGTTGAGTGAGGAACGCGTAAAAGGGATTATCGCAGACGCTGTAAACATCGAAAGGGAGTTCGTTTGCGAGGCGTTGCCGTGTGCTTTGGTTGGGATGAATGGGGATTTGATGAGTGTTTATATTGAGTATGTCGCGGATAGGTTGTTGGGGGCGTTGGGTTATTCGAAAATGTATAATGTGCAGAATCCGTTTGATTGGATGGAGTTGATCTCGTTGCAGGGGAAGACTAATTTTTTTGAGAAAAGGGTTGGGGAGTATCAGAAAGCGTCGGTGATGTCGAATTTGAATGGGAATGGAGATGGGCATGtattcaagatggatgaagatttctag
- the LOC122587640 gene encoding F-box protein At5g65850-like, translating to MTNDDHDDQQPPQKTAKNSIPMPTEIIEEIVLRLPVKSILRFSAVSKQWLSFISHPSFAELHFTRKSNHTSLLITAYDCTSKRHYLQTAPHNGGPVIDFLTDYCIPNRSESQHLNGLVLFTSNKTPHANYPYVINPSTRKSYELTFPYSTYDTHQSFPTNNLKKLPVGMTAKMHCFPESINSVCVNNVIHMTMFMGLRVILAFDLRTETFSVMNVPRELDLEEGNVIQPYLMNINGLLGVVCFRKTNELHIWMLQDYENRTWVREIVPLYVPWNSTLGCRPYPLGSTNLEEIVFSQIMCFPRLDVLSG from the exons ATGACaaatgatgatcatgatgatcaacaACCACCTCAAAAAACAGCAAAAAATTCAATACCAATGCCAACCGAAATCATCGAAGAGATTGTGTTAAGACTCCCTGTCAAATCCATTCTCCGATTCAGCGCAGTTTCGAAACAATGGCTATCGTTCATATCCCATCCATCTTTCGCTGAACTCCACTTCACTCGCAAAAGCAACCACACATCTCTCTTAATTACTGCTTACGACTGCACAAGCAAACGACACTATCTCCAGACTGCCCCTCATAACGGTGGACCGGTCATTGACTTCTTGACCGATTATTGCATTCCTAACAGGTCTGAATCCCAACATCTGAATGGTTTAGTCTTATTTACTAGCAACAAGACTCCCCATGCCAATTACCCTTATGTTATCAATCCTAGCACGCGTAAATCTTACGAGCTGACTTTCCCTTATAGCACTTACGATACTC ATCAATCTTTTCCCACGAATAATTTGAAAAAGCTTCCTGTTGGTATGACTGCAAAGATGCATTGCTTCCCTGAATCTATAAATAGTGTTTGTGTCAATAATGTAATACATATGACAATGTTCATGGGACTTCGTGTAATCTTAGCGTTTGACTTGAGAACAGAGACTTTTTCTGTAATGAACGTTCCACGTGAATTGGATTTGGAGGAGGGTAATGTGATACAACCATACCTCATGAACATCAATGGCTTGTTAGGAGTTGTTTGTTTTCGTAAAACCAATGAATTACATATTTGGATGTTACAAGACTATGAAAATCGTACTTGGGTCAGAGAAATTGTTCCTCTATACGTGCCATGGAATAGTACTTTGGGTTGCCGCCCTTACCCATTAGGCTCTACTAATTTGGAAGAGATTGTGTTTTCCCAGATTATGTGTTTTCCCAGACTAGATGTACTAAGTGGGTAA